One Aphelocoma coerulescens isolate FSJ_1873_10779 chromosome 5, UR_Acoe_1.0, whole genome shotgun sequence DNA segment encodes these proteins:
- the LOC138112069 gene encoding uncharacterized protein, with the protein MGLHFVSLEALGAQGHDEFPGWGWRTMALLSLLFVLVQSLIQYPQPAGDGLDEATHRRMQEREELLDREMARLLQELEQGPPEQQDEGWGALLFGALQQWPFWALAGLLLLLGLWFSCRRSPEASETNSSGKDQSSCKILGEEKEKEKEEDSLDSKGDGETIDVTVEADDSGSGNEEGSPVAANEGDDDDANERDEDVKLKKDSDVKSDDGHDAKKDEGWSDGNMPGDNTAEGNEEEPGNVTGGRRRWK; encoded by the exons ATGGGTCTGCACTTTGTGTCTCTTGAGGCTTtgggtgcccagggccatgatgagttcccgggctggggatggcgg ACCATGGCTTTGTTGTCATTGCTCTTCGTGCTCGtgcaaagcctgatccagtacccccagccagctggggatgggctggatgagGCCACGCACCGGCGAATGCAGGAGCGTGAGGAGCTGCTTGACCGCGAGATGgctcggctgctgcaggagctggagcaagggcccccggagcagcaggacgagggctggggagccctgctctttggtgccctgcagcagtggccattctgggctcttgctggactcctgctcctcttgggcCTGTGGTTTAGCTGCAGGAGGAGTCCTGAAGCCAGCGAAACcaacagcagcggcaaggaccagagctcctgcaagatcttgggagaggagaaggaaaaagaaaaggaagaagacagtTTGGATTCCAAGGGAGATGGAGAAACCATAGATGTGACTGTGGAGGCAGATGACAGCGGCAGTGGAAATGAAGAAGGcagtcctgtggctgcaaaTGAAGGAGACGATGATGATGCCAATGAACGAGATGAAGATGTGAAGTTGAAGAAAGACAGTGATGTTAAAAGTGACGATGGCCATGATGCAAAGAAAGATGAAGGCTGGAGTGATGGGAATATGCCAGGAGACAATACTGCCgaaggaaatgaagaagaacCTGGCAATGTTACTGGAG GAAGACggagatggaaatga
- the LOC138112073 gene encoding inositol 1,4,5-trisphosphate receptor-interacting protein-like 1 — protein sequence MKAGNSDDVNKGVYEVDGKEEKADVKVQGSSDASEQQSSDWIGQEDTSDGGKAIDHSGFAATEEKTTHLGNEETSVANRDEKQGDANANGEKNEDAKEGEQGHVAASEKEGYAGKGKGSRGGIEEEEDARDAGNKRGILLVDRIQCPVEDVEKGRSVAAELMESFTRVFIDSVSNSFYPVPQEAIGVGSAFEGWSPREQDGVYRVLVPLNPPPGHAFHLELNSGGQMAARTFCVRVELVCTCEREQLGEKLLCFLHHSQEELRQKQKPSLLETLCTGSYLDVEKTSHWFYQLVRCSWLHLPQSYSWHLVFQPCSRSCQFRLSKGKKSLVVEMLFGVRHGDSDIFAVSQPTEAQTGGSSIFVSSQPAEADSIASTAWPETYAVAEAKFFQHVARQVPCESLHLKCLQLFTCILRGTGFSSSTWKTVVMHVLTTVPLSQWRRREFARRLWDIMAYLRRCLQLKRLEHFVLGNQRLPAEISLPPAMRAVEPLNLFEHLAQDPAAHAEAMRAYGQLRFRLWMLLSGH from the coding sequence ATGAAGGCAGGCAACAGTGATGATGTAAATAAAGGAGTATACGAGGtagatggaaaggaagaaaaagcagatgtgaAGGTGCAGGGAAGCAGTGATGCCAGTGAACAACAAAGCAGTGATTGGATTGGGCAGGAAGACACCAGTGATGGTGGGAAGGCAATAGACCACAGTGGGTTTGctgcaactgaagaaaaaaccacTCACCTTGGAAATGAAGAGACCAGTGTTGCAAACAGAGATGAGAAACAGGGTGATGCAAATGCGAATGGAGAGAAGAATGAAGATGCAAAAGAAGGAGAACAAGGTCATGTGGctgccagtgaaaaagaaggCTATGCTGGCAAGGGCAAAGGCAGCCGTGGTGGAattgaagaggaagaagacgCCCGTGATGCTGGGAATAAGCGAGGGATCCTTTTAGTGGATCGCATACAGTGTCCCGTCGAGGACGTGGAGAAAGGTCGCTCAGTGGCAGCTGAGCTGATGGAGAGCTTCACGCGTGTCTTTATTGACAGCGTGAGCAATAGTTTCTACCCGGTGCCTCAAGAAGCCAtcggggtgggcagtgcctttgAGGGTTGGAGTCCCCGTGAGCAGGATGGGGTGTACCGCGTGCTGGTCCCACTGAATCCCCCACCGGGACACGCtttccacctggagctgaacagtggagggcagatggcagcaaggaccttctgcgtccgtgtggagctggtgtgcacgtgcgagagggagcagctgggcgagaagctgttgtgcttcctgcaccactcgcaggaggagctgcggcagaagcagaagcccagcctCCTAGAGACACTCTGCACCGGCTCCTACCTGGACGTGGAGAAAACCTCCCACTGGTTCTACCAGCTGGTGAGATGCTCgtggctgcatttgcctcagtCGTACTCATGGCACTTggtgtttcagccctgcagccggTCCTGCCAATTCCGGCTGAGCAAAGGCAAGAAGAGCCTGGTGGTGGAGATGTTGTTTGGGGTGCGCCACGGGGACTCCGACATCTTTGCGGTcagccagcccacagaggcCCAGACAGGCGGCTCCAGCATCTTTGTGAGCAGCCAGCCCGCCGAGGCCGACTCCATCGCAAGCACAGCGTGGCCTGAGACGtacgctgtggcagaggcaaaaTTCTTCCAGCACGTCGccaggcaggtgccgtgtgagagcttgcacctgaaatgcctgcagctcttcacctgCATCCTGAGGGGCACAGGTTTTTCCAGCTCGACCTGGAAGACTGTGGTCATGCACGTGCTGACCACCGTACCGCTGTCCCAGTGGCGCAGGAGGGAATTTGCACGGCGGCTGTGGGACATCATGGCATACCTGCGCCGCTGCCTGCAGTTGAAACGCCTGGAGCACTTTGTCCTAGGCAACCAGAGGCTTCCTGCAGAGATCAGCTTGCCGCCGGCAATGCGAGCGGTCGAGCCGCTCAACCTCTTTGAGCACCTGGCCCAAGATCCGGCCGCCCACGCAGAGGCGATGCGAGCTTACGGTCAGCTGCGATTTCGCCTCTGGATGCTGCTCTCCGGCCACTGA